CCGGGGTAGCGCTTGCTGTGGAGCATGGGGGTCCAGCCCTCCCCGAGGGTGACGGGGGTTACATCTGGCAAGACGCTGGAGTAGCGCCACATGCCGAGACTCGCTGGAGAGGCTGCGGCGCGGGCGGCGATGTCTTCGCGCTTTGCGGTGTGGCGGAGCTTATCCATGTCGTAGCGGACGTAGAGGGAGCCGGCGCAGAGGGGGCAGAGAGTTTGAGGAGTTTCGGCGGTGACGTGGTGACGACAACGAGAACATTCGAGCGAAGCAATAACGGCCATATATTAGATGCTAACGGATACCTTGGGCGAAAAGACGCATTCTCAACAGGTTAAAGACTGATGAGTGAGATTCGCCTTGATCGATGATTCTGGTCAGACCGCGTGAGGCTTTGCGATCAGACTCGTGACTAGGGTGTCGTGATCAGATCGTCAGTGGCGCTGGAGCCAACGGCGGGACGAGAAGTCCGTGACGATGCTGGCGACGAGAAGCGCGAAACTGATGGCGAAGGCGCTGATGACCCAGTTGAGTTCCATACGGCCTTTGAGCATGAACCGGTCGAGGAGAGCCAGGACGAGGACGAGGACAGCCGCCTCTGCGAAGAACGAAGAACAGCGCGGTGCGGCGATGGCGATCAGGTCGAGGAGCGGGGATGGTTTCTTGTGGGGCGGAGCTTCGCCTCCGGGTGGAACCAGCGCAATTCGATTGGTGGGCTGGGGATTAGAAGCTGGAATTTGCTGCGGTGAGATGCTCCCGAGGGAGGTTAGTACATTTTTGTGAAACATAAACAAGCCTTTGTGGTGCCTGCTTCCAGTGTCTCCCGGGTGGTGCGTGAATGTCACGTGAATTTCCGGTAAATGAAAGATAATGAATGGTTTATGGATTTTTATGCGTGACGAATGAGAGAATATGCACTGAAATCGAGGTTCAAATGCGATTAATCGCAGTGGATATGGACGGGACGCTGGTGGGGCCGGATGGGCGTGTCAGTGAGCGGAATCTGGCTGCGATGAAGGCGGCGGAGGCGGCTGGTGTGCGTGTGGTGGTGGCGACGGGGCGGCGGCACTCTTATGCGATGAAGGTGCTGCGCGGGCTGGGTCTGCGGGAAGAGGATGCGCTGATCAGCTCGAATGGGACGGTGACGCGGACGATTGGGGCGCAGCTGCTGGAGAGGACGTTGCTGCCGGTGGAAACGGCACGGTGGCTATGTGGACATGTGGAGGAGTTTCGCGATGCGCTGGTGGTTACCTTCGATAAGGTGGGCGACGATGGGGAGGATGTGCGGGGGGCACTGGTGGTGGAGCATCTGGCGGAGCTGAACGCGAGCATCGGCAGGTGGGTGGCGGCGAATGAGCCTTATATCGAATGTGTGGTGCCGATTGAAAAGGCGCTGGAGGGGCACGCGCCGATCCAGATGATGCTTTGCGGGACGGTGGAGCGGATGCGGCGGGCGGAGGCGCGGCTGCTGGAGCATCCGGGGGTGTCGGCTGTTGGGGTTACGCCGCTCGGGAAGGATGAAGTGGGGCGGTTGGAGGATATTGGGCGGATTAAGGGTGGAATTTCTCCCCAGGGGAGGGCTGTTGGCGCGGAGGCGGCGCTGCATCGGACGGAGTATCCGGAGCGGGATTTGAGTATCGTGGATATTTTGCCGGCGGGGTGCAGCAAGGGGTCGGCGCTGCTGCGACTGGCGGAGACGCATGGGGTGAAGGCGGAGGAGATTCTGGCGATTGGGGATAACTGGAATGACGTTTCGATGCTGGAGGTTGCGGGGCAGGCGGTGTTGATGGGAAACGCTCCGGAGGATTTGAAGGCGATGGCTGCAGAGAGAGGGTGGGTGATGGGGCGGCGGCATGATGAGGACGGTGTGGCGGAGGCGATTGAAGCGGTGTTGAACGGTCTGCCAGTGACACGATAGTGGGAGTTTAGATCGGGTCGGTGGAGGGTTGAGGGTGTTAGGCTTTGAAGGTGGCAATGTGTCTTAAAGCGTTTGTGTTCGGCGTAGCGTTGGCGGCGGTGTGCCCGCTGGCGCACGCGGCTGAGCATGTGACGCTGAAGAACGGGTTCGAGGTGGATTGCGTTCGGCGGGAGGCAGTTGGGGACCGGGTCCGTCTTTACTTTGTTGAGAGAGGTAAGCCCGCATCCGATTCGAACTATATGGACGTCGCTTCGGATGCAGTGGTTCGGGTGGAGATGATCGCGGATTTGCCGGAACCCGTGGCGGAGGTGAAGGCGCCGTCTGCGGTAACGTTGATGATCGCGCCGACGAAGGAAGAGATGCATGAGATGTTGGCGCATGCGGGAACAGCGCACAACATTGATGAGGATCTGCTGGCGAGTGTGGTGAGGGCAGAGAGTGGCGGACAGGTAAGGGCAGTTTCGCGGACGGGCGCGCAGGGTTTGATGCAGCTGATGCCAGGGACTGCGAGTGCGATGGGCGTGGAGGATGCGTTTCGTCCGGAGCAGAATATCTCGGGCGGTACGGCGTATCTGGATTTGATGCTGACGCGCTATCACGACAATGTGGCGTTGGCACTGGCGGCTTACAACGCCGGGCCGGGTGCGGTGGATAAGTATCACGGGGTGCCTCCGTATCGCGAGACGCGGGCGTATGTGGCCAGAGTGATTCGCGAGTTCAACCGGCGGAAGCAGATGGCAATGGTCGCTCAGGCACGGTAAGACAGCACAGGCTACAGACCAAGAGAGAGATTGATGACGAAGCGTAATGGAGTGGTGTGGGGAGTCGGCGCAGTCGCGCTGGTGGTGCTGGTGTGGTTGTTTCGGGCCAAGGTGCAGTTTGACTGGGCCAACTTCTGGCAACAGCTTCGGTATGTGAGCCTGGGACATATCGTTGCGGGTATTGTGCTGATTTACGTTACGTTTTATCTGCGGGCGGTGCGGTGGTCGGTGTTTCTGTCGCCGACGAAGAAGGTTGCGGCCACTTCCCTGGTGGGTTCGCAGTTTATTGGCTTTACGGCTGTGGCACTGTTTGGGCGGCTGGCTGATTTCACTCGGCCGTACCTGATATCGCGGCGGGAGAATCTGTCCTTGAGTTCCCAGGTGGCGGTTTGGACGATTGAGCGAATGTTTGATCTGGGCGCGGCTGCGCTTATCTTTTCTGGAGCGCTGGCGTTTACTCCTAAGGGGCTGCCGCATCATGAGGTGTTCGTGCGGGCAGGCGTGTTGAGCATGGCGGCGACGCTGGCGATTGCTATCTTTGCGGGTGTGGTGCGGGTTGCGGGTGGGACGGTGGCGTCATTCGCACGGGGGACGGTGGGGCTGGTTTCGAAGTCTGCTGGAGAGAGTATCGCTACGAAGATCGTCGGGTTTCGGGATGGGCTGAATGCGTTGTCTTCGGCGCGGGACTTTGGTGTGGTGACGCTGCTGTCGCTGACGATATGGATGATGATTGGGTTCGCTTATTTGGAGACGGCGCATGCGTTTGTGCATACGCCTGAGTTGGCAGGGGTGACGTTTTCGCGGACGATGCTGCTGATGGCGGCGAGTATTGGCGGGTCTTTGGTGCAGCTGCCGATCATTGGGTGGTTTACTCAGATTGCGATTACGGCTGCGGCGATGCATACGTTTTATGGTGCGCCGATAGAGGCTGCTACGGCTTGCGGAGCGTTACTGCTGGTGGTGACTTTTCTTTGCATCATTCCTACTGGGTTGATTTATTCGCGGGTGGAGCATGTGAGCTTGAAGAAGGTGGCGCAGGAGAGCGAGGCGGCTGGGGCTGCGGTGGTGGAGGGGTAGAAGGCGATGTCCTGCCGGACGGGCGCCCTACGCGGGCGGCGGTCACTTCGTGACTTGTGTACCTTTTTGCGGTGAGTGAAGGGCGCTGGGCCTCCCGTTGGTCGGCGATCGTGATTCCGACCAACGGGAGGATCTTTGCTGACGACTTGCCGAGACAGGTATACCCGTCACGAAGTGACCGCCGCCCGCGCAGGGCGCCCGTCTGGCAGGACACGCGCTGCTAGAATCGATTTATTCCGATGAAGTGCCCCTACTGTGGTTTTGCCCAGGACCGAGTTGTCGATTCACGCGAGAGTAAAGACGCCGATTCGATACGCCGGCGACGGGAGTGCGAAGGCTGTAACAAGCGATTTACGACGTATGAGCGGATCGACGAGATCCCCTACATGGTGGTGAAAAAAGATGGACGGCGGGAGAAGTTCGACCGGCAGAAGGTGCTGAGCGGGCTGCTGCATGCTTGCGAAAAGAGGCCGGTCGCCGCTGTGAATCTGGAACGGATCGTAGATGAGACCGAGGCGTATGTGGTCGATTCTCCGGAGCGAGAGCGGACGACCAATGAGGTTGGCGAGTTGATTATGTCGCGGCTGAAGGAGATCGATACGGTTGCGTATATTCGGTTCGCGAGTGTGTATCGGGACTTCAAGGATGTTCGCGAGTTCAAGGAAGAGTTGGAAGAGCTTCTGAATGGAAAAGACCTAAAGAAAAGGCGGTAGGGAATGACGGCAACGAAGAAGACGCACAGGATTACTTTGATTGCGGGAGATGGGATTGGCCCGGAGGTCTCTGGCGCGGTGGTGAAGATTCTTGAGGCCGCGGGTGCGGCGACGGGTGTGGCGTTTGACTGGCACCCATATGACGCGGGGGCGAATGCGTTCGAGAAGACGGGTGAGTACATTCCGAAGGTGTTGTATGACTCGATCGAGAAGAATCGCGTGGCGCTGAAGGGGCCGGTGACTACGCCGGTTGGTGGAGGGTTCGCTTCGATCAATGTGACGCTGCGGAAGAAGTTTGAGCTGTTTGCGAACTTTCGGCCGGTGAAGAATCTGCCGGGTTTGAAGACGAAGTATCCGGGGCTGGATCTCGTGATTGTGCGCGAGAATATGGAGGATCTGTACGCCGGGCTGGAGCATGAGGTGGTGCCGGGGGTGGTGCAGGCGCTGAAGATTATTACGGAGAAGGGTTCGACACGGATTGCGAAGTTTGCGTTTGACTATGCGCGGAAGCATGGGCGGAAGAAGATTCATGCGATCCATAAAGCGAACATCATGAAGCTGTCCGATGGCCTGTTTCTTCGGTGCTGTCAGACGGTCGGGAAGGATTTTCCGGAGATCGCGTACCACGAGCACATTGTTGATAACACATGTATGCAGTTGGTGATGAATCCTTATCAGTACGACATTTTGCTGACTGAGAATTTGTATGGGGATATTCTGAGCGACCTTTGCAGTGCGTTTGTGGGTGGGCTTGGGTTGGTGCCAGGGGCGAACCTGGGGACGGAGTGCGCGATCTTTGAGGCGGTGCATGGGTCGGCTCCGGATATCGCGGGGAAAGATATGGCGAACCCGACGGCGTTGCTGCAGAGCGCGGTGTTGATGCTGCATCACATCGATGAGCCGTCGACTGCGGAGCGTGTGCAGGCTGGGCTGGAGCAGGTCTATCGCGAGGGTAAGACGCTAACGAAAGATGTTGGCGGCACGAGCGGGACGAAGGCGTTTGCGGATGCAGTGGTGGAGGCGATGGAAGCTCCAGTGGCGGCGGCTTAAGTCTGGGTGTTTGATGCAACTCTGAGGTTCTCAACAAAGGATCGGTTGTGTGAGGTGGTATGAGGCGGATTTGTGGTTGGTTGATGGCCGCCGCGATTGCAGCGGCAGGGTTGAGCGGATGTAAGCCGAGTGACGCAGTGAAGCATAGCGGGGATGGAAACACGGCGACGGTGCCGACCACTCCTCCGGCTTCGACTGTTCAGTTCGACAAGGCGACGCTGGGAATGGTGACGGGGACGATCCGTTTTGCTGGGAAGGCTCCGGAGCCTGTGAAGATCGATATGTCGATGGATCCGGTTTGCTCGATGACTGCGGGAGACAACTTTGCGGAGCAGTATGCGGTGAAGGGTGGCAAGCTCGGGAATGTGTACGTGTATATCAAGAGCGGGCCTCCGGCTGCGATGCTGGCGGGTGGGCCGACGCCTGCTCCGGTGGTGCTGGACCAGGTGGGATGCAAGTATGTGCCGCATGTGATCGCAGTGGTGCGGGGCGGGTCGGTGGAGTTCAGGAACTCAGACTCGACGATGCACAACATTCATACGATGCCGACGGTGGTGGGAAGTCAGCCGATCGATATCTCGCAGGGGCCGAAGGGCGCGCCGCAGGTGAAGCAGTTCAATCAGCCGGAGGTGATGATTCCGGTGCGATGCAATAACCATCCCTGGATGAACGCGTTTATCAATGTGTCGGCGACGCCGTTTTTTGCGGTGACGGATGCCGATGGACATTTTGGGATCACTGGATTGCCGGCGGGGACGTATACTTTGGCGGCGGTGCACGAGAAGCTCGGCGAGCAGACGATGACGGTGACGGTTGAGCCGAAGGGAACGACGAAGGCGGACTTCAGTTTCAGCGTGAAGTAGAAGTTGATCGCGAAAAAAATCAAAGGACAGCTACGGAGGCGGGATGATTGCAGGATTGGCGGTGTTGGCGGCACAGCATTCGGCGCAGTTTACGGTTGATTTGGCCTTCGTGGTACATGCGCTGCCGCTTTGGTTTCTGGTGTTTGCTCTGTTTCTGCCACGGCTGGCGATGGTCGTGGCTTGGTTTCAGGGGTTGCTGGGGCCGTTTCACTTCGATCTGACACCACCACACTTCCAGGGCTTGGTTCCTCTGCTTTTCTGGCTACTGCTGCCAAGGGCGCTGGTGCTGTATCTGATCTATCAGGATCAGGGGATTCACTTCTGGTTTCTGCTCCATCTGCTGGTGGCCTTGTTGGTGTGGGCGGGCGGTGGGCACCGGATGACGCGCTCGCGGCGGCGGGATAATTAGAGAACGTCCTGCCGGACGGGCCTCCTGCGCGGAGGGCGGTCACTTCGTGACTTGTATACCCTTTTTGCTGGGTCTTCTGCCTGGCCCTACCGTTGGTCGGCATGTGATGAGTGACGGTGTTCGGCCGGCGCGTTATTCTTAGTGGATGGAACGACGCAGGGTTGGCATTCTTGGCGCGACCGGAATGGTCGGGCAGCGATTCATTCAACTTTTGAGCAATCATCCGTGGTTCGAGATTGCGTGGCTGGCGGCGAGCGATCGCAGCTCTGGGAAGACGTACGCCGATGCTTGCAGGTGGAAGCTGGATACTCCACTGCCAAAGCGAATCGCGGCGATGACGTTGCAGCCAAATGTTCCTGAGGGCTCGGCGATTGAGCTGCCAAAGATTATCTTTGCCGCGCTGGATGCGGATATTGCGCGGGAGCTGGAGCCGCAGTTTGCGGCAGCGGGATGCGCGGTGATTTCGAACTCCAGCGCGTTTCGGATGACGGCGGATGTGCCGTTGGTGGTGCCTGAGGTGAATGCGGATCATCTTGCGCTGCTGGAGACGCAGAGTTGGCGGAACGAGCATGGCGGGCGCGGCGGGTATATCGTCACGAATCCTAACTGCAGCGCGATTGGGCTGGTGCTGGCGCTGAAGCCGCTTGAAGAGAAGTTTGGCATTGAGAGCTTGTTCGTTTCGACGATGCAGGCGGTAAGCGGCGCGGGCTATCCGGGGGTGGCATCGCTCGACATTCTGGGGAACGTTGTGCCGTTCATCAAGAATGAAGAGGAGAAGCTGCAGGAAGAGGTCGGCAAGCTGCTGGGGGAGCGCAAGGGCTCGAAGATCGAGTTGCTGGATGCGAAGGTGAGTGCGCATTGCAACCGGGTTGCGGTGGAGGATGGACATACGGAGTGCGTGAGCATCAAGCTGAAGAAGAAGGCTACGCGCGAGGAGATTCTGGCGGCGTGGAAAGAGTTTTTGCCGCTGGAGGGACAACATCTGCCGACCGCTCCTGATCAGCCGGTGGAGTATGCCGAGGGAGTGGACCGGCCGCAGCCTCGGCTGGACAGGATGCGCGGGCATGGGATGGCGGCGACGGTGGGACGTTTGCGCGAGTGCACTTTGTTGGATTGGAAGTTTGTGGTGTTGTCGCACAATACGATTCGCGGAGCCGCAGGCGCAGCGGTGTTGAACGCGGAGGTGCTGGCGTTGTTGGGCAAACTGGATAAGTTGGGCGTTCCATTGGAGAGGTTTTCGGCCAGGGCCGTGGCGGTGACGGCTTGAGTGTAGCGCGAGAGAAGCTGGTCGTGATGAAGTTTGGCGGCACGTCAGTGGAAGATGCGCCGGCCATGAAGCGGACTGCGGCGATCGTTCGCGGACGACGGGAGAAGGGGCTGGAGGCTGTCGTTGTGGTATCGGCGATGGCGAAGGTGACGGATCTGTTGTTGTCTGCTGCGTCTGCGGCTGGACGCGGTGACAAGGCTGGGTCGCTGGCGATTGGCGCTCGGTTGAGGCACCGGCACATCGATACGTCGACCGCGTTGCTTGAGGGGGAGCGGTGCGTCCGAGTTCAGCAGGTGTTGCACCAGGAGTTCGATGCGCTGGACGATCTGCTGCGTGGGATCGCGGCGGTGGGAGAGCTGACTCCGCGTACGAATGATCTGGTTGTGAGCTTTGGCGAGAGGTTGTCGAGCAGGATGATGGCGGAAGCGCTGGATCAGCACGGGCTGCAGGGCGCACATGTGGATGCTCGAAGCTGCATCATTACCGATGCAAGCTACGGCAAGGCGGTGCCGCAGGATGCTGCGATTGAAGCGAAGCTGGCGGAGATTGTGTTGCCGCTGGTTGCAGTTGGAAAGACGCCGGTGATGGGCGGATTTATCGGATCGACGGCGGAGGGTGTGACCACTACGCTGGGGCGTGGGGGGAGTGACTTCACCGCTGCGCTGGTGGGTGGCGGGATGCATGCAGGCGCGATTGAGATCTGGACAGACGTCAACGGCATTATGACGACCGACCCGCGGATCTGCCCGGACGCGCTGCGGGTGAAGACGATCAGCTTTGAGGAGGCGGCCGAGTTGGCTTACTTCGGCGCGAAGGTTCTGCATCCGGCGACGATTCTGCCTGCCGTGCAGAAGAGCATTCCGGTGTGGGTGCTGAACTCGCGCAATGCGGAGAATGAAGGCACGAAGATTACAGCGATGGCGGCGAAGTGCGCGAGTCCGTTCAAAAGCATCGCGGCAAAGAAGCGGTTGACGATTATTGATGTCGTCGCGAGCCGGATGTTGATGTCGCATGGATATCTAAAAGCTGTGTTTGATGTCTTCGACAAGTGGAAGTGCGCAATTGATATGGTCTCGACGAGTGAGGTGAGTATCTCGCTGACGGTGGACAGCAATCAGCAACTGCCGGAGATCTGCGCGGAGCTGGCGAAGATTGCGGACGTGAAGATGGAAGGGCATAAAGCACTCGTTTGCCTGGTTGGAGAGGATATTCGTGGGCACAATGGCATTGCGGGGCAAGTGTTTTCGGCGATCAGCCATGTGAATGTGCGGATGATCTCGCAGGGAGCGAGCGAGATCAATATGAGTTTCATGATCGATGAAGAGGATGTAGAGGAGGCGGTGCGCAGTTTGCACAACCACTTCTTTGCGAACCCGGATGAGACGGTGTTCGATGTTGCGAACAGGGTTCAGCTAGAGAGCAAGACTTAGGAAGGCATATATGCGGGTTCTGGTTTTGGGAATGGGGAAGACCGGCAAGCTGGTGGCATCGGTTGCCGCGGAACGGGGCCATAGCGTGAATGTGCTGGATGCGAAGGAGAATGCGGGAGCCTCGGCGCTGACACCACCGTTTGTTTCGGGGTTCGATGTGGTGATTGATTTCACTACGCCAGAGGCGGCGGTTCAGAATATGCGGGCTTGCCTGGCGACGGGCGCAAAGATGGTGATTGGGACGACGGGATGGTATGACAAGCTGACGGATATGAAGTCGTTGGCGGAGCGGAAACAGGCGGGATTGTTGTATGGAACGAACTTTTCCATCGGTGTGCAGGTGATGCTGCGCCTCGCAAAGACGATGGGGGAAGATCTGAAGAAGGCGGGGTATGCGTTTTCGATCGCGGAGACGCATCATGCGAGCAAGCTGGATTCGCCCTCTGGCACCGCGATAAGTTTGTCTAAGGTTGTGGAGGCTGCGACTGGTGCGACTGCGGTGCCGGTTGAGTCGAAGCGTGACGGCGATGTGATGGGACTGCATTCGCTGATTGCTGCGAGCGACGCAGACCGTCTGGTGCTGACGCATGAGGCGTTTTCGCGACGGGGATTTGCCGAGGGCGCGGTGCGAGCAGCGGAGTGGTTGTCGTCGCGGTCCGGATGCTACGACTTCCAGAGTGTTTTTAACGAGATTTAGTTGGTGTTGCGAGGAGATGTTATGAGTGTTGCGGAGATGGTTTCAAAGTCGCCAGTGATGAAGTTCGCGGATCTCACGTTTGAAGAGAAGCTGGATCGGCTGGCAGAGGTCGCGGTGAAGGTCGGGCTGGGCTTGCGCGCTGGACAGGAGCTGATCATGTCCGCTCCGATGGAGGCGTTGCCGTTGGTGCGGCGGATCACCGAACACGCGTATAAAGCAGGGGCGCTGCTGGTGACGACATTCTATGCGGATGATCCGAGTGTGCTGGCGCGGTTCGAGTATGGCGCGGATGCGAGTTTTGATCATGCACCGAAGTGGCTGCAGGATGGGATTGCAGAGGGTTTCCGGAGTGGAGCGGCTCGGTTGGCGATTGCGGGAACTAACCCGGCGCTGCTGGCGAAGCAGGATCCGGCAAAGGTGGCGCGGGCCAATGTTGCGGCGTCGAAGGCGGGTAAGCCGGCGATGGAGTTGATTACGCGGCACGAGATCAACTGGACGATCGTTGCGTGTGCGACGCCGGAGTGGGCGAAGCTGGTGTTTCCGGGCGAGCCGGTGGAGGTCGCAGTTGCGAAGCTTTGGGAGGCGATCTTTGTGGCCTCACGCGTGGCGGTGGATGATCCGGTGCTTGAGTGGCAGGAGCATGGTGCGCGGCTGAAGAAGCGTATGGAGATGCTGAATGCGAAGCGGTTTTCGGCGTTGCACTTCAAATCGCAAGATGGGACGACGAATTTGACCGTTGGGTTGGCGGATGATCATCTTTGGGCCGGTGGTGGGACGACTGCGGGGAATGGGATTTATTGTCAGCCGAATATTCCTACCGAGGAGTGCTTTACGACTCCGCACAAGGACCGCGTGGATGGGACGGTCAGGGCGTCCAAGCCACTGTCGCACCAGGGGACATTGATTGAAAATATTGCGGTGCGATTTGAAGACGGCAGGATTGTCGAGGCCACGGCGACGGCTGGTGAGGATGTGTTGAATCGTCTGATCAGTACGGACGATGGGGCGCGACGATTGGGTGAGGTGGCGCTGGTGCCGCACTCGTCGCCGATTGCGCAGAGTGGTGTGCTGTTCTGGAATACGCTGTTCGATGAGAATGCGGCGAGCCATATTGCGCTGGGACAGGCTTATTCGACGTGCTTGATCGGCGGCGAAAAGATGGATGCGGAGCAACTGGCGGCGTTGGGCGCGAATGCCAGTTTGATCCATGTCGACTGGATGATTGGGTCGGGTGAGATGGATGTGGATGGTGTGGCCGCCGATGGAACAGCCGAGCCGTTGGTGCGCAAGGGTGAGTGGGTTTAGCCGGGTTGAGCCTATGTGGGCTCTATGGCTAACCGGGCTTCTCAGTGTCCACTTGAACCGGTCAGCGGATTCGGCTTCCGAAAAACTCGGCTAGCGAGGGGATGTAGAAGGGGAAGGGCATGTAGTCGTGCCATCCGACGAGCAGGGAGAAGACAACGTGGATCAGAGGCGCCATGAGAAACGCTATAGGGACGTACTGGCAAATCTCGATGCGGGACATTCGCAAAGCAAGCGGCGCTAGGGTGAGTGTGACCAGGGCTGGGAGGCCGTAGTAGATCTGCCACGGGAGTGTGTGGAACCAGAGATGGGAATATCTCGCGAAGACCATTCCTGCTACCACTACGATTGTCGCAAGGGTTAGAAGTGCCCTCGAGTTGGGCTTGTCTTTCGTTTACGAGTGACAAACAAGAGGACGGCAATAAACAGAAGAGACGCGGCTGCCATGAAGATGAGGAACCGGCTATGTCTGGCATCTAGACTCCGAGTTTCGATTTACGAGCTTTCGCAGGTGCGGTCAGCGTTGGTCGTGCAGGACTACGAGACAGATCGCGGAGAAGTTCCACCCGGTTTTTCGGATCGATTCAGGAAATTTTCCTCGCATTCGCAGGAAATTCGCTGTAGATTGATGTTCAACCGCACTGCGGTTCGTCCAAACATCCAAGTTCTCAAAGAGCAGTTCCGGCAAGACGATCTGGTTTGCGGGAGACCTTTAGCTTATTCGTTCCCTCAGTAGGCGTATTCCTTCTGTTGCCGCGGTGTCGCATCTCTACTAATCGACTTTCGAGGAGAACTTCTATGAATTCCGATATGACGCAAGGCGTTTCCCGCAGATCGTTTCTGCGCATTGTTGGTGCAGCCTCGGCGGCCGCTACCTCTTTTCCAGCCTTTGCCGCGATCGCACCTGCTGCTGCGCCCGCAGGACAGGCGGGCCGACGAAGTGGATCGCGTGGGATGCAGGCGCTGTCGGCTGACACCGTGGTGATCAGTTCGAATGAGAATCCGCTGGGACCGGCGCAGTCCGCGTTGACGGCGATATGTAGCATGGGCGTGCAGGGCGGCCGGTATCACTGGGATGAGTATGTGAAGACGATCGATGTCTTCAACGGGGAGTTTGGGCTGAAGAAGGATTATTCGGCGCTGTTCCCTGGGTCGAGCGGGCCGCTGGATCTGGCGCTGATGTCGAACCTTGGCCCGGACAAGCCGCTGGTTTATGGAGACCCCAGCTATGAGCAGGGGCCGCGCGCGGCAGAGGTGATGAAGGCTCCGAAGTATCCTGTGCCGCTGACTGCGACCTATGCGCATGACGTGCGGGCGATGTTGAAGGCGCATCCTTCACCGGGGGCGTATTACATTGTGAATCCGAATAATCCTACGGGGACGATGACTCCCAAGGAAGACATCGTGTGGCTGGTGAATAACAAACCGAAGGGGTCGGTGGTGATCATCGATGAGGCTTATCATCACTTCTCGAATGACGAGTCATGCATCGACCTGGTGAACCAGGATAAAGATGTGATTGTGATGCGGACGTTCTCGAAGATCTATGGGATGGCTGGCTTGCGGGCGGGGTTCGTCGTGGCGAGACCTGATTTGATTGACCGTTTCAATAATGTTGGTGGGCCTAGCCAGAGTCTGGCCAGCGTCTCAATTACGAGCGCTGCTGCTGCTCGTGCAAGTTTGCAGGACAAGGACCTTGTGCCGCTGCGCAAGAAGATCAACGCAGATATTCGTACGGAGACGGTGGAGTTTTTGACGAAGCATGGTTACAAGGTCATTCCGGGGTCGCAGGGCAATATGTTCATGGTGGATGTGAAACGCCCTGGGAAGGAGTTTCAAAACGCCATGCTGAAGGAGAACGTTGCGATTGGGCGGACCTGGTCGGCGATGCCGAACTATGTGCGTGTGACGGTGGGGACGAAGGCAGAGATGGCGAAGTTCCAGACGGCTTTCGTGAAGTGCATGGATATGCCGGCGGGCGCGGCGAACGGAGCGGCGGCGCTGCATATGCCGGAGTTCCATGTGCCGTCGGAGCTTTATCGAGGCTAGTCGTGTAAAAAGTGTTGAGCCTCGGCGAGAGATCGTCGGGGCTTTTTTTTGCTTTGCGGAGCGGCGGGGACGGATGTTCTGAAAATCAACACCGCTGACGCGGTAAACTTGCAGTCATTATGGAATTGACGGGTTGTGGAACGGCGCTGGTGACTCCCTTTCGCAGGGACGGCAGCGTCGACGAACCTGCGCTGCGTGCGCTGGTGCTGTGGCAGGTTGAGAGCGGGATCGATTTTCTTGTGCCTTGTGGGACGACCGGCGAGGCTTCAACTTTGACTGAAGTCGAGTGGTTGCGGGCTATTGAGGTCGTGGTTGCTGCGGCGGGGGGACGGGTGCCGGTGTTTGCGGGATGCACGCATAACTCGA
This Tunturibacter gelidoferens DNA region includes the following protein-coding sequences:
- a CDS encoding HAD family hydrolase, with the protein product MRLIAVDMDGTLVGPDGRVSERNLAAMKAAEAAGVRVVVATGRRHSYAMKVLRGLGLREEDALISSNGTVTRTIGAQLLERTLLPVETARWLCGHVEEFRDALVVTFDKVGDDGEDVRGALVVEHLAELNASIGRWVAANEPYIECVVPIEKALEGHAPIQMMLCGTVERMRRAEARLLEHPGVSAVGVTPLGKDEVGRLEDIGRIKGGISPQGRAVGAEAALHRTEYPERDLSIVDILPAGCSKGSALLRLAETHGVKAEEILAIGDNWNDVSMLEVAGQAVLMGNAPEDLKAMAAERGWVMGRRHDEDGVAEAIEAVLNGLPVTR
- a CDS encoding lytic transglycosylase domain-containing protein, producing MCLKAFVFGVALAAVCPLAHAAEHVTLKNGFEVDCVRREAVGDRVRLYFVERGKPASDSNYMDVASDAVVRVEMIADLPEPVAEVKAPSAVTLMIAPTKEEMHEMLAHAGTAHNIDEDLLASVVRAESGGQVRAVSRTGAQGLMQLMPGTASAMGVEDAFRPEQNISGGTAYLDLMLTRYHDNVALALAAYNAGPGAVDKYHGVPPYRETRAYVARVIREFNRRKQMAMVAQAR
- a CDS encoding lysylphosphatidylglycerol synthase transmembrane domain-containing protein, producing the protein MTKRNGVVWGVGAVALVVLVWLFRAKVQFDWANFWQQLRYVSLGHIVAGIVLIYVTFYLRAVRWSVFLSPTKKVAATSLVGSQFIGFTAVALFGRLADFTRPYLISRRENLSLSSQVAVWTIERMFDLGAAALIFSGALAFTPKGLPHHEVFVRAGVLSMAATLAIAIFAGVVRVAGGTVASFARGTVGLVSKSAGESIATKIVGFRDGLNALSSARDFGVVTLLSLTIWMMIGFAYLETAHAFVHTPELAGVTFSRTMLLMAASIGGSLVQLPIIGWFTQIAITAAAMHTFYGAPIEAATACGALLLVVTFLCIIPTGLIYSRVEHVSLKKVAQESEAAGAAVVEG
- the nrdR gene encoding transcriptional regulator NrdR gives rise to the protein MKCPYCGFAQDRVVDSRESKDADSIRRRRECEGCNKRFTTYERIDEIPYMVVKKDGRREKFDRQKVLSGLLHACEKRPVAAVNLERIVDETEAYVVDSPERERTTNEVGELIMSRLKEIDTVAYIRFASVYRDFKDVREFKEELEELLNGKDLKKRR
- a CDS encoding isocitrate/isopropylmalate dehydrogenase family protein, which codes for MTATKKTHRITLIAGDGIGPEVSGAVVKILEAAGAATGVAFDWHPYDAGANAFEKTGEYIPKVLYDSIEKNRVALKGPVTTPVGGGFASINVTLRKKFELFANFRPVKNLPGLKTKYPGLDLVIVRENMEDLYAGLEHEVVPGVVQALKIITEKGSTRIAKFAFDYARKHGRKKIHAIHKANIMKLSDGLFLRCCQTVGKDFPEIAYHEHIVDNTCMQLVMNPYQYDILLTENLYGDILSDLCSAFVGGLGLVPGANLGTECAIFEAVHGSAPDIAGKDMANPTALLQSAVLMLHHIDEPSTAERVQAGLEQVYREGKTLTKDVGGTSGTKAFADAVVEAMEAPVAAA
- a CDS encoding beta-sandwich domain-containing protein, yielding MRRICGWLMAAAIAAAGLSGCKPSDAVKHSGDGNTATVPTTPPASTVQFDKATLGMVTGTIRFAGKAPEPVKIDMSMDPVCSMTAGDNFAEQYAVKGGKLGNVYVYIKSGPPAAMLAGGPTPAPVVLDQVGCKYVPHVIAVVRGGSVEFRNSDSTMHNIHTMPTVVGSQPIDISQGPKGAPQVKQFNQPEVMIPVRCNNHPWMNAFINVSATPFFAVTDADGHFGITGLPAGTYTLAAVHEKLGEQTMTVTVEPKGTTKADFSFSVK